From one Eptesicus fuscus isolate TK198812 chromosome 3, DD_ASM_mEF_20220401, whole genome shotgun sequence genomic stretch:
- the LOC129148123 gene encoding keratin-associated protein 21-1-like, which produces MCCNYYGNSYGGCGYGCGYGSGYGSGYGSGYGCGYGCGYGSGYGCGYGSGYGCGYGCGYGSRYGCGYGCGYGSGYGSGYGSGYGCGCCTIRPCCYRRCYSSCC; this is translated from the coding sequence ATGTGCTGCAACTACTACGGGAACTCCTACGGGGGCTGTGGCTACGGCTGTGGCTATGGCTCTGGCTACGGCTCTGGCTACGGCTCTGGCTATGGCTGTGGCTATGGCTGTGGCTATGGCTCTGGCTACGGCTGTGGCTATGGCTCTGGCTATGGCTGTGGCTACGGCTGTGGATATGGATCCAGATATGGCTGTGGCTACGGCTGTGGATACGGCTCTGGCTATGGATCTGGCTACGGCTCTGGCTACGGCTGTGGCTGCTGTACCATCCGACCATGCTGCTACCGACGATGCTATTCCTCTTGCTGCTAG
- the LOC103303355 gene encoding keratin-associated protein 21-1: MCCNYYGNSYGGCGYGCGYGSGYGSGYGSGYGCGYGSGYGCGYGSGYGCGYGSGYGSGYGCGYGSRYGCGYGCGYGSGYGSGYGCLGWGYGSCCGCGFRGLGCGYGCGSGYGYGCGYGYGSRSLCGCGYGCGRGYGSGFGYYY, encoded by the exons ATGTGCTGCAACTACTACGGGAACTCCTACGGGGGCTGTGGCTATGGCTGTGGCTACGGCTCTGGCTACGGCTCTGGCTATGGCTCTGGCTATGGCTGTGGCTATGGATCTGGCTATGGCTGTGGCTATGGCTCTGGCTATGGCTGTGGCTACGGCTCTGGCTACGGCTCTGGCTATGGCTGTGGATATGGATCCAGATATGGCTGTGGCTATGGCTGTGGATACGGCTCTGGCTATGGATCTGGCTACGGCT gcctgggctggggctatggctcctgctgtggctgtggctTCCGTGGACTGGGCTGTGGCTATGGCTGTGGCTCTGGCTATGGTTATGGCTGTGGCTACGGCTATGGCTCCCGCTCCCTCTGTGGCTGTGGCTATGGCTGTGGCCGTGGCTATGGCTCTGGCTTTGGCTACTACTATTGA
- the LOC129148125 gene encoding keratin-associated protein 21-1-like, whose amino-acid sequence MCCNYYGNSYGGCGYGCGYGSGYGSGYGCGYGCGYGSGYGSGYGCGYGCGYGSGYGSGYGCGYGSGYGCGYGCGYGSRYGCGYGCGYGSGYGSGYGCGCCTIRPCCYRRCYSSCC is encoded by the coding sequence ATGTGCTGCAACTACTACGGGAACTCCTACGGGGGCTGTGGCTATGGCTGTGGCTATGGCTCTGGCTACGGCTCTGGCTATGGCTGTGGCTATGGCTGTGGCTATGGCTCTGGCTACGGCTCTGGCTATGGCTGTGGCTATGGCTGTGGCTATGGCTCTGGCTATGGCTCTGGCTACGGCTGTGGCTATGGCTCTGGCTATGGATGTGGCTATGGCTGTGGATATGGATCCAGATATGGCTGTGGCTATGGCTGTGGATACGGCTCTGGCTACGGCTCTGGCTACGGCTGTGGCTGCTGTACCATCCGACCATGCTGCTACCGACGATGCTATTCCTCTTGCTGCTAG